The nucleotide sequence TCCAACCCCGCGCGCGCCCGCGCCTGACCGTGATCCGCCCCGGCCGTCCCGTGTGCGTCGCGCTGGCGGCCGCGGCGGTGGCGCTGCTCTCGGGCTGCGTGTACGACGTGTCGGACTACGGGCTGGAGACGCCGGGGCCGACGGACGCGGGATCCCCGACCGCGACCCCCGTCGTCGACGAGCCGCCCGCGCTCGACCTCCCCGCGGGCTGCGCCCCGGCCGACCTCTCGATCGACTGGGCCCAGCCTGTCGTCGGGGCCGCCGACCAGCTCCTCGCCGTGCGGGTCATGCAGGTGCGGATCCCCGGCCCCGGCGAGCAGCCCGGCCTCGGCTCGACACCGCAGAGCGTGACGCGCACCGACACCGAGCTCGTGCCGCCCTTCGGTCTCGCGGTCGACGCGGCGGGCGATGGATCCGCCACGGTCGTCGACCAGCTCACCCCCGATCCGGCATGGGCGGGGTACCTGCTCGGCGATCTCCGCGACCGCGACATCGTGCCGCCGCGCTTCGGCCGGTCGATCCAGCTCGTGTCCTTCGACCCCGTGCTCGATCGCGCGGCCCGCTACGTCATCGGCTACCTGGGGGCGACGCAGGCTGTGCGCTTCGATGTCACCGGCTGCGACGGCACGTTCCGCTCCTCCGGTGCGCTGACCGGGATCGATCCGATGCGCTACGGCGGCGCCGTCCTCCTCGAATGCGGCGTGCCGCCCGGCGACCAGTACGACCGGTGGGACCTGCTCGAGCCGTACTGCGCCGACGGGGCCGCGGGGGCGGCGGGCACCGAGCCCTAGAATCGGATCCAGGATGACTGAGACAACCGCGCACCCCGTGACCACCGCCACCGGCACCGACGTCCGCGTCCGGTTCTGCCCGTCCCCGACCGGGACGCCGCACGTGGGGCTCATCCGCACGGCGCTCTTCAACTGGGCGTACGCGCGCCACACCGGCGGCAAGCTCGTCTTCCGCGTCGAGGACACCGACGCCGCGCGCGACAGCGAGGAGAGCTACGAGCAGCTCATCGAGGCGCTGCGCTGGCTCGAGATCGACTGGGACGAGGGCGAGGGCGTCGGCGGCCCGCACGCGCCGTACCGCCAGTCGCAGCGCACCGAGCTCTACCTCGACGTGATCGCCAAGCTCACCGCGTCCGGCCACCTCTACGAGAGCTACGCGACGGCCGAGGAGATCGAGGCGCGCAACCGCGCCGCCGGCCGCGACCCGAAGATGGGCTACGACAACTTCGAGCGCGACCTCACCGAAGCCGAGCGCCAGGCCTTCCGCGACGAGGGCCGCGCGCCCGCCCTCCGCCTCCGCGTGCCGGACACCGACCTCTCCTTCGACGACCTCGTGCGCGGCACGGTCACGTTCCCCGCCGGATCCTTCCCCGACTTCGTGCTCGTGCGCCCCAACGGCGCCCCGCTGTACACGCTCGTGAACCCGGTCGACGACGCGCTCATGGGGATCACGCACGTGCTCCGCGGCGAGGACCTCCTCTCGTCGACGCCTCGGCAGATCGCGCTGTACCACGCGCTCATCGACATCGGCGTGGCCGACGCCATCCCGCGCTTCGGGCACCTGCCGTACGTGATGGGGGAGGGCAACAAGAAGCTCTCCAAGCGCGACCCCGAGTCGAACCTGTTCCACCACCGCGACCGCGGCTTCATCCCCGAGGGCCTCATCAACTACCTGGCGCTGCTCGGCTGGTCGCTCACGCACGACCGGGACGTGTTCTCGCGGATGGAGATGGTCACCGCGTTCGACGTCGCCGACGTCACGCCCGCCCCGGCGCGCTTCGACCTCAAGAAGGCGGAGTCGCTGAACGGCGACCACATCCGCCTGCTCGCGCTCGACGACTTCGCGCAGCGCCTCGTGCCGTACCTGCAGGCGGCCGACGTCGTCGGCGCGGAGCTCACGCACGACGAGCAGCGGATGCTCGAGGCGGCCGCCCCGCTCGTGCAGGAGCGCATGCAGCTCCTCGGCGAGGCGCCCGACCTCCTCTCCTTCCTCTTCACGACGGCCGACGCCCTGCCCTACGACGACGCTGCGGTCCAGGCGCTCAAGGACGACGCCCCCGAGGTGCTGGCCGCCTCGCGTGGCGCGCTCGCCGGGGTCCCGCACACGCAGTGGGACATCGACCTCGTGCAGGAGGTGCTGCAGAACACGCTCATCACCGGCATGGGCATGAAGCCGCGCCTCGCCTACGGGCCGCTGCGTGTCGGCATCTCCGGCCGCCGGATCTCGCCGCCGCTGTTCGAGTCGATGGTGCTCCTCGGCAAGGACGAGACCATCGCGCGCCTCGACCGCCTCGCGGGGATGCTCGGTGCCTGACGCATCGGTGCCTGACGACGCGGGCGCGGGATCCACCGCGATCGGCGACTCGTACGACGTCGTCGTCATCGGCGCGGGCCCCGCGGGCCTGTCCGCCGCGCTGAACCTCGTGCGCGCCCGCCGCCGCACCCTCGTGCTCGACAGCAGCCGTCCGCGCAACGCCGCGACGCTCATGTCGCACGGCTTCGTCACCCGCGACGGGATCTCCCCGCTCGAGCTCCGCAAGCTCGGCCAGGTAGAGGTCGAGGGGTACGACGAGGGCGAGTTCCAGCTCGCCGTCGTGCAGTCGGCTGAGCCCGCCGATGGCGGCTTCACGATCCGCGCGAAGGGCGTGCGCCGCGCGCCCGACCGCGAGGTGCACGCGCGCCGGATCCTCATCGCCACGGGCCTCGTGGAGACCCTGCCCGACCTGCCGAGCATCCGCGCCTACTACGGCACGGCCGTGCACAGCTGCATGGAGTGCGACGGCTACGAGAAGGCCGACGAGCCGCTCTTCCTCATCGGCGAGACGGACGACCTCGTGGAGCGCGCGCTGCTGCTCTCGCAGTGGTCGCGGGACATCATCGTGTTCACGAACGGCGTCGCGGAGATCGACGAGGCGGGGGAGCGCGGGCTCGCGTCCCTCGGCATCCGCGTCGACCGCCGTCCCGTCGCCGACATCGAGGGTGAGCGCGCGGTCGTCACCGGCATCCGGATGCAGGACGGGGCCGTCGTCCCGCGCACCGGCGGCTTCGTGCGCCCGCGCTACTCGACCGCGCTCGACTTCCTCGCCGGGCTCGACCTCGACACCGACGACGACGGCCACATCGCCGTCGACGCCGAGGGCCGCACCTCCCACGAGGGCGTCTACGCGGCGGGCGACAGCTCGCAGCCGGGGCCGCAGCAGCTGATCATCGCGGCCGGCTTCGGCGCGCGTGCGGCCAGCGCGATCAACCGGGACCTGCTGCCTGTGATCTGACGCGTGGTGCCCGCCGGGCCGCCGCCGGTTTGGCGCGGATCCGGCCGATGGGCTACACTCGACGAGGCCCGATCGCGCATCGGGGCATTGGGGTATGGTGTAATTGGCAACACGGAAGATTCTGATTCTTTTGTTCTTGGTTCGAGTCCAGGTACCCCAGCACTGAATACGCAGGAAATGACAGGCCCGGATATCCGGGCCTTTTCCTTTTCCCGCTTCCTCCACAGTCCTCGGTGATGCGTCCCGGTCGCCGCCCTCATCGGGCAGGGGCCGGATGTCGGCCCGTCGGGCCATGATCGAGGCATGCCAGAGCGCACGAGGCGACGACCGATCACCCGCCCCGTCGTGCTCCAGCGGTGGCTCGTCGTGGCCGGAGCGATGGTCGCGCTGGCGACGCTCGTGGGCCTCCTGGTCGCTGCGGAGTGGAGGGTCCTCACCGCGGCGGTGTCCGCCCTCGCCGTGTTCGCCGGGGTCGTCCTGGCGTGGCGCAAGACGGTCGCGGAGGAGGCGCTCCGGGCGCGGGCCGGCTCCCAGGAGGAGGAGGCGCTCCGACGGGCGCGTGCGGAGCGGGAGCGCAGCGCGATCCTGTTCGGCTACAACCTCAGCGAGCTCCTCGGGACGATCGACGGCCTCGCCCGCCGCCCGCCCTCGGAGCGGTCCCAGGAGATCGCGGCCGTCCGGCAGTCCGCCGCCGTGCAGTGCAAGGAGGGCGTCGGCGCGGTGGATGCCCGTGCCGCGTACTTCCGCGTGGATGACCTCCGCGCGGTCCGTCGCCGGATGACGCCGGACAAGGTCGCGAGCAGCCCCGAGCGCACGGACGGCTTCACGACCGTGTTCGAGGAAGCAGGTGACGACGACCAGGACGTGTGGGAGGTCCTCGACGGACGCCGTCTCACCTCGTTCGTCGAGGACGTCGTGGAGTGGGAGACCGGCCGGACCGGTGCACGCGGGACGCGCTCCTACGGCACGTTCATCACCGCCCGCGTCGAGGCGGGCGGCGTGGCCTTCGGCATCCTCACCGTGAACGCCGTCCGTCCCGGCAGCCTCCTCCACGAGGACAAGCTCTACGTCGCGGCCATGGCGAGGATCCTGGGCCTCGCGGAGCTGCTGTGCCTCACGACGCACGCGCACCGGACCGCGACGGATGCCGCCGTTGGCCGCAGCGGGACGTCGGGCGTCGTGCCTATGATCGGGTACCGGCAGGAAGGCGCATCATGAGCGACACCATCATC is from Clavibacter sp. A6099 and encodes:
- the gltX gene encoding glutamate--tRNA ligase, yielding MTETTAHPVTTATGTDVRVRFCPSPTGTPHVGLIRTALFNWAYARHTGGKLVFRVEDTDAARDSEESYEQLIEALRWLEIDWDEGEGVGGPHAPYRQSQRTELYLDVIAKLTASGHLYESYATAEEIEARNRAAGRDPKMGYDNFERDLTEAERQAFRDEGRAPALRLRVPDTDLSFDDLVRGTVTFPAGSFPDFVLVRPNGAPLYTLVNPVDDALMGITHVLRGEDLLSSTPRQIALYHALIDIGVADAIPRFGHLPYVMGEGNKKLSKRDPESNLFHHRDRGFIPEGLINYLALLGWSLTHDRDVFSRMEMVTAFDVADVTPAPARFDLKKAESLNGDHIRLLALDDFAQRLVPYLQAADVVGAELTHDEQRMLEAAAPLVQERMQLLGEAPDLLSFLFTTADALPYDDAAVQALKDDAPEVLAASRGALAGVPHTQWDIDLVQEVLQNTLITGMGMKPRLAYGPLRVGISGRRISPPLFESMVLLGKDETIARLDRLAGMLGA
- a CDS encoding NAD(P)/FAD-dependent oxidoreductase; translation: MPDASVPDDAGAGSTAIGDSYDVVVIGAGPAGLSAALNLVRARRRTLVLDSSRPRNAATLMSHGFVTRDGISPLELRKLGQVEVEGYDEGEFQLAVVQSAEPADGGFTIRAKGVRRAPDREVHARRILIATGLVETLPDLPSIRAYYGTAVHSCMECDGYEKADEPLFLIGETDDLVERALLLSQWSRDIIVFTNGVAEIDEAGERGLASLGIRVDRRPVADIEGERAVVTGIRMQDGAVVPRTGGFVRPRYSTALDFLAGLDLDTDDDGHIAVDAEGRTSHEGVYAAGDSSQPGPQQLIIAAGFGARAASAINRDLLPVI